In Etheostoma spectabile isolate EspeVRDwgs_2016 chromosome 20, UIUC_Espe_1.0, whole genome shotgun sequence, the following are encoded in one genomic region:
- the LOC116670266 gene encoding B2 bradykinin receptor isoform X3: protein MDILPTSNSANFSTVSTLGDQSNTTNKCPPAEFKDWHSSVVPACMLLTSVLGIVMNLFVLMVFCFHKKACTVAEIYLSNLAAADLFLMAAPQEESQGEGGPDIITGNYIRPDINTPH, encoded by the exons ATGGATATTTTGCCTACAAG CAATTCTGCCAATTTCAGCACAGTGTCTACACTTGGAGACCAAAGCAACACTACAAACAAGTGTCCTCCAGCAGAATTCAAAGATTGGCATTCGTCTGTGGTCCCGGCATGTATGCTGCTGACCAGTGTGCTGGGAATCGTGATGAATTTGTTTGTCCTAATGGTTTTCTGCTTTCATAAGAAGGCGTGCACCGTGGCTGAGATCTACTTGAGCAACCTGGCTGCTGCTGACCTTTTCTTAATG GCAGCACCTCAGGAGGAAAGTCAGGGAGAAGGAGGGCCAGACATCATCACAGGCAATTACATACGGCCAGACATCAACACTCCTCACTGA
- the LOC116670266 gene encoding B2 bradykinin receptor isoform X1: protein MDILPTSNSANFSTVSTLGDQSNTTNKCPPAEFKDWHSSVVPACMLLTSVLGIVMNLFVLMVFCFHKKACTVAEIYLSNLAAADLFLMVCLPLWAANAINRYDWPFAHHLCSLFPLPINMNAYCSIYFLVLISIDRYIALVHPLSHKGISRPKFAKLGCLLVWGFGLLLSIPTLVYRKVAYFSRYNKSLCFLNYSVKEQLLFDGIQNTFGFIIPICMISYCTLIIIHSLNNRLIERSKSQKMEQKATTLVLVVLLVFVICWVPHHVVLILTTLIKAGVLRECSIIANVQICSTVFMNLAFFNSVLNPILYVVVGKNFRKKVRGLFKQWSIDRTMTIRNTSTVLSRFRSVKPTFTTEENTI, encoded by the exons ATGGATATTTTGCCTACAAG CAATTCTGCCAATTTCAGCACAGTGTCTACACTTGGAGACCAAAGCAACACTACAAACAAGTGTCCTCCAGCAGAATTCAAAGATTGGCATTCGTCTGTGGTCCCGGCATGTATGCTGCTGACCAGTGTGCTGGGAATCGTGATGAATTTGTTTGTCCTAATGGTTTTCTGCTTTCATAAGAAGGCGTGCACCGTGGCTGAGATCTACTTGAGCAACCTGGCTGCTGCTGACCTTTTCTTAATGGTATGTTTGCCTTTGTGGGCTGCAAATGCAATCAACAGATACGACTGGCCCTTTGCTCATCACCTGTGCTCACTGTTCCCCCTTCCCATCAACATGAACGCCTACTGCAGCATCTACTTCCTCGTTCTGATTAGCATAGATCGCTATATTGCATTGGTGCACCCACTGTCCCATAAAGGAATAAGTAGGCCAAAATTTGCCAAACTGGGCTGTCTACTTGTGTGGGGTTTTGGCTTGCTCTTGAGCATCCCCACCCTCGTGTACAGGAAAGTGGCCTACTTCTCTCGATATAATAAAAGTCTATGCTTTCTTAATTACAGTGTCAAGGAACAGCTTCTGTTTGATGGGATCCAGAATACATTTGGCTTTATCATACCCATTTGCATGATTTCCTACTGCACTCTCATTATTATCCACTCTCTGAATAACCGGTTGATTGAACGGTCAAAGAGCCAGAAAATGGAGCAAAAGGCTACAACTCTGGTGCTGGTGGTCCTCTTGGTGTTTGTGATTTGCTGGGTGCCACACCACGTGGTATTGATACTGACAACACTCATAAAAGCTGGTGTCCTGAGAGAATGTAGCATCATCGCCAACGTACAGATCTGCAGCACAGTCTTCATGAACTTAGCTTTCTTCAACAGTGTTCTCAACCCCATCCTCTACGTCGTTGTAGGAAAGAACTTCAGGAAAAAAGTCAGGGGTCTCTTCAAGCAATGGAGCATTGACAGAACAATGACCATCCGCAACACCTCAACAGTCTTAAGCCGGTTCAGAAGTGTTAAACCAACTTTTACAACTGAAGAAAACACAATCTGA
- the LOC116670266 gene encoding B2 bradykinin receptor isoform X2, giving the protein MDILPTRYSANFSTVSTLGDQSNTTNKCPPAEFKDWHSSVVPACMLLTSVLGIVMNLFVLMVFCFHKKACTVAEIYLSNLAAADLFLMVCLPLWAANAINRYDWPFAHHLCSLFPLPINMNAYCSIYFLVLISIDRYIALVHPLSHKGISRPKFAKLGCLLVWGFGLLLSIPTLVYRKVAYFSRYNKSLCFLNYSVKEQLLFDGIQNTFGFIIPICMISYCTLIIIHSLNNRLIERSKSQKMEQKATTLVLVVLLVFVICWVPHHVVLILTTLIKAGVLRECSIIANVQICSTVFMNLAFFNSVLNPILYVVVGKNFRKKVRGLFKQWSIDRTMTIRNTSTVLSRFRSVKPTFTTEENTI; this is encoded by the exons ATGGATATTTTGCCTACAAGGTAC TCTGCCAATTTCAGCACAGTGTCTACACTTGGAGACCAAAGCAACACTACAAACAAGTGTCCTCCAGCAGAATTCAAAGATTGGCATTCGTCTGTGGTCCCGGCATGTATGCTGCTGACCAGTGTGCTGGGAATCGTGATGAATTTGTTTGTCCTAATGGTTTTCTGCTTTCATAAGAAGGCGTGCACCGTGGCTGAGATCTACTTGAGCAACCTGGCTGCTGCTGACCTTTTCTTAATGGTATGTTTGCCTTTGTGGGCTGCAAATGCAATCAACAGATACGACTGGCCCTTTGCTCATCACCTGTGCTCACTGTTCCCCCTTCCCATCAACATGAACGCCTACTGCAGCATCTACTTCCTCGTTCTGATTAGCATAGATCGCTATATTGCATTGGTGCACCCACTGTCCCATAAAGGAATAAGTAGGCCAAAATTTGCCAAACTGGGCTGTCTACTTGTGTGGGGTTTTGGCTTGCTCTTGAGCATCCCCACCCTCGTGTACAGGAAAGTGGCCTACTTCTCTCGATATAATAAAAGTCTATGCTTTCTTAATTACAGTGTCAAGGAACAGCTTCTGTTTGATGGGATCCAGAATACATTTGGCTTTATCATACCCATTTGCATGATTTCCTACTGCACTCTCATTATTATCCACTCTCTGAATAACCGGTTGATTGAACGGTCAAAGAGCCAGAAAATGGAGCAAAAGGCTACAACTCTGGTGCTGGTGGTCCTCTTGGTGTTTGTGATTTGCTGGGTGCCACACCACGTGGTATTGATACTGACAACACTCATAAAAGCTGGTGTCCTGAGAGAATGTAGCATCATCGCCAACGTACAGATCTGCAGCACAGTCTTCATGAACTTAGCTTTCTTCAACAGTGTTCTCAACCCCATCCTCTACGTCGTTGTAGGAAAGAACTTCAGGAAAAAAGTCAGGGGTCTCTTCAAGCAATGGAGCATTGACAGAACAATGACCATCCGCAACACCTCAACAGTCTTAAGCCGGTTCAGAAGTGTTAAACCAACTTTTACAACTGAAGAAAACACAATCTGA